A segment of the Phycisphaerae bacterium RAS1 genome:
ATGCCGTGATGAACGACCCAGTATCGGAATCGACGGGGCGGTGTGCGTTGGCGGAGCCGCCGCGGCTTCGGCGGCCGAATCGCGAGCAGTCGTTGCTGCTGCCGTGCTGTCTGGAGGATCTGCTGCCGGCGGATCACGCGGCGCGGGCGGTTTGGTCGGTCGTGGAGCGGCTCGATCTTTCGGCGTTCAGCGCCCCGCTCAAGGCGCGCGGCGACGAGCCGGGCCGGCCGGCGACGGATCCGCAGTTGCTGACGGCGTTGTGGCTGTACGCGACGATCGAGGGGATTGGCAGTGGGCGCGAGATCGAGCGACGCTGCGGCTGCCAGGACGCTTTTCGCTGGCTGTGCGGCGGCGTGCCGGTGAACTATCACACGTTGAATGACTTCCGCGTCGGTCACGGGGCGGCGCTGGACGAACTGTTTTCGCAGGTGTTGGCGGTGCTGATGCACAAGCGGATCGTGAGCGTGCGTCGGATTGCGCAGGACGGAACCAAGGTGCGGGCCGACGCCGGGCGGCACACCTTCCGCCGCGAGGCGACGCTGCAGCGTCAACTGACGGAAGCCCGCGCCCATGTGGCGGCGGTCAAGGCCCAGTCGGACAACCCTGCCGCGGATGCGCGACGGCGTGCCGCGCAGGAGCGTGCGGCCCGGGAGCGGGTCGAGCGAATCGAAGCGGCGTTGGCCGAGTTGCCGAAGATTGGCGCAGACCAGCAGCAGTCCAAGCGGCCGGACGTGCGTGCCAAAGAGCCGCGGGCCTCGACGATCGACCCGCAAGCGCGCGTCATGAAGATGCCCGACGGCGGCTACCGTCCGGCGTATAACGTACAACTGGCAACCGACGTGGAGAGCCGCGCGATTGTGGGGGTGGACGTCACCCAGGCCCGCAGCGACCACCAGCAAGCAGCGCCGCTGCGCGCCCAGGTGGAGCGGCGCAGCGGCGCGAAGGTGGTAGAGCACCTGCTCGACGGCGGCTACGTGCAGTTGGCCGAGATCGAGCGCGCCGAAGCGGCGGGCACACGCATCTATGCGCCGCCGCAGAAGACCAGGAACGACACCGCGGGCTTTGCGCCCAAACGCTCTGACGGTCCGGGCGTGGCGGCCTGGCGCGTGCGCATGGGAACGCCGGCGGGCCAGACGATCTATAAGCAGCGAGCCTCGACCGCCGAGCCGGTCAACGCCGACTTGAAACGGTATCGCGGACTGGCGCAATGCGTCGTGCGCGGGCTGGCCAAAGTACGCTGCCAGGCCCTTTGGGCCGCCCTCGCCTACAACGTGATGCACTTCGCCGCGCAGCTCGTCACCTGACCAACGGTGAGCGAATGAACCCGCCGGTGCAGCCGAAGTAAACAAGCGAATCACGAGCCGCAGACCATGCGACAAGGAAACCGACGCCGGCCAAAGGAAAAGTTCTCAGTCTCTCACGGTCGCGGCTCGGATGGATGACCGGTCGCGGCTCGGATGGATGACCGGTCGCGGCTCGGATGGAACGACCGGTCGCGGCTGGGGTGGATGCCCGTTGCTTGACGCGGCGGGTCAGCTTCCCGCCAGCACCGCGATGAACGGGTTGATATCCAGAATGTCCGCCGAGCCGTCGCCATTCACGTCGGCCAGCAGAATGTCGCAATCGGGATACGCGATGGCGTAGCCGGCCGGGTCGCTCAGCGCCAGCGTGAAGGCGTTGATGTCGAGGATGTTGACATCGCCGTCGCAGTTCAGGTCGCCCAGCGGCCCGAGCGAGCCGTTGGCGTTCACGTTTTGAGCGTACAAGTCGACGCTGCTGGTCACGTCGTTGCGGTTGTCCTCCCACAGCGCGATCGCGCCGCCGCTCCCGTCAGCCACGACCGGCAGGCGGCCCTTGTCCGTGAGCTGGCTGGCCAGAATCCGCTCGCCGCCCGGCCAGGTCAGATTGCCGTTCACGTCCAGCCGGAAGGCGACCACGCGATCCTGCACGACCGAACCCGTCGGCGCGTCGAAGCACATCGCGATCGCGCCGCCCGCCCCGCTGGGCACGCAGCGGATGAAATCTTCGATGTTCGTATCGACCGGCCGCAGTTCGACGCCGCTGTCGCCCCAGGCGCGGGCGCCGAGGGCGCTGAGCTTCTGGGCGCGAACGCCGCGCTGCGCCTGGTTGGAGGTCTGCTCGCTGTAGATGACGATCGTCTCGCCGCTGGCGGCGTTGTAGCTGATGGCGGGATTCATGTGGTGCTGGCCGGCGGGAAGCGTGGCGATCTCGGCGCCGTTGTGCGGGAAGAGTTCGAGGCCGTTTGCGTCGAGATGCTGCACGAACGAGGCGAAGAGATTGGCCGAGCTGCGGTGCCAGCCGAGAACTGCGCCGCCGGCGCCGTCGGAGCGCAGGATCGGGTCGTACGCGATCGGCACGGACGTGGCGTCGAACACGCTGACGTGCGAACCCCATGCGGGCGTGCCGTCGCTGTTGAACTTCTGGCAGCGAATGTGCCGCGGGCTGCCGAACGTGCTGATGTCGCGCAGCCAGCTCACGATGTACTTGCCGCTCTCCGCGGCGACCACCGAGCAGAATCCCTGGTCGCGCGTCGCCTCGACGGTCGTCGTCACGCCGTCGCCGGGGTACTGGGGCGTGCCGGCGGCGTCCACTTTCTGCATGACAATGACGCCGTCGCCGGGACTGGGGATGCGGGCCCAGGCGAAAAGGAAGCTGCCGTCCGAGAGCTCAGCGGCTTTGGGGGCCGGCTCGAAGTCGGCGTTGCTCGAAAGCGTCACGCCGTTCGGACCCCAGAGAAACGTCCCGTCCGCGGCGATGCGGTAGGCATAGACGTCCAGGTCGCCGACGGCGCGGATGTCGGTGAAGACCAGCACCGCATTACCGGACGAATCAGCGATCAGGCTCCAATCGACCAGCGACGAGTTTTGAGCGTTGTTGCTGACCAGCAGGCCGTCGGCGGCGAACTGCGGATGGCCGAAGCGGTCATACCGCTGGATGTACATGTCGTAGTTGCCGGAGCGCGGATCAAACCAGCCCATGTAGCAGCCGCCGTCAGCGGTGGCGGCGAGCTTGGGCACGGTCTGCCAGCCGGTCGCCCCGCAGACTTTCAGGTTCTCTGCGGGATCCACGTTCCATTGGGCCAGGGAGGAAAGAGCGAGACACGGCAGCGTCAGCGCGGCAAACGGCGCGCGAAGTCGGCGAGCGGTCATGGGACGCCTCGGGAAAAAAATGTCGCCTTGCGGAGGTACACCCAGCGCGAGCGCGAGCCAGTGGGTAGAATCCGCCCGTTATTGTCGCGAATCGGCGCGCGTGAATCAACCGAAACCGCGAAGCGGTGCTGATCGGGCGTGGCCGAAGTTCCTGGCAGACGCTGCTGGCCCGGCCGTTTTTCCGAACCCGCCGCGCCAAGCGGCGGGTCCACGATCGTAGGCGAGCGGCGCCGCACTGGGCGGGGACGTCAACCCGCCGCTTGGCGCGGCGGGTTCGGACAGAAAGGCCCGCCGAGCCTGCCAGAATCTACCGTCGCGTCGAACTGGTCGCGTTTGACGTTGGCGCCCACACTTGACCAGCAGCGCCGAAACGACGCACAGAACCCGCGAGGAACGCATGATCGATCACGCCGCCGTCCTGCAGGATGCCAAGCGCCGCGAAGATGCGATGGTCACGCTGCTGCGCGAGCTGGTCGCAATTCCCGGCGAAAGCGGTGGCGAAGGCCCCGTGATCCAGCGCATCCGCCGCGAACTGGAGTCCTGCGGCTGGTTCGACCGGGTCTGGACCGATCCGATGGGCAATCTCCTGGCCCAGCTCGGCGCTGGCCCGCGGCTGATCGCCATCGACGCGCACGTGGACACCGTCGGCATCGGGGACCGCGCGCAATGGAAGCACGACCCCTACCAGGGAAAGCTCGAAGGCGGCGTGGTTTACGGCCGCGGCGCCGGCGACCAGCGCGGGGCGGTGCCGGCGATGATTCACGCGGCGGGGATTATCCGCGGTCGGAAACTCCTGCCGGAGGACGTGACGCTCCTGCTGACGTTCACCGTCAGCGAGGAAGATTGTGATGGGCTCTGCTGGCAGTACATCATCCGCGAAGACGGGATTCGGCCCGAATGCGTGATCGTCACCGATTCAACCAACTGCCAGATCCTCCGCGGGCAGCGCGGGCGAATGGAGATCGGCGTGACCGTGCACGGCCGCTCGTGTCACGGGTCGATGCCGGACAAGGGGGACAATGCGGTATACAAGATCGCCCGCGTCGTGCAGGGCATTGAGCAGCTCAACCGGCGCGGGCTGAGGAAGGACCGCTTCCTCGGCAACGGCACGATCACCGTCAGCTACATCGATTGCAAGACGCCCAGCCTGTGCGCTGTTCCGGATCAGGCGTACATCCATCTCGACCGCCGCCTGACCACCGGCGAGACGAAAGCAAGCGCCCTGCGCGAGGTCCGCGGCGTCCTGAAGCGCGCGAAAGTGAGCGGCGACGTGCGCGTGCTGAAATACTCGAAGCCCACGCACACCGGTCTGATGTACGAGACCGAAAGCGTCTTCCCGACCTGGTGCGAGCCGGAAAGCGCCCCGCAGGTGCAGGCGGCGGTCGCGACCTATCGCGCGCTGTGGAAAAAGAAACCGAAAGTCGGCCGCTGGACGTTCAGCACCAACGGCGTCGCCATCGCGGGTATGCACAAGATTCCCGCCGTCGGCTTCGGCCCGGCCGCGGAAAGCGTCGCGCACACGGTCAACGACAGCGTGCCGTGCGAGCACCTGGTCCGCTGCGCGGCGTTCTATGCGGCGTTTCCTGCGGAGTACGTGCGGGTGGCGAGGAAGTAGGATGTCGGAACCCGCCGCGCCAAGCGGCGCGGTGACGTTCCGGCCTAAGCGGCGCCGCTCGCGCATGGACGTCAACCCGCCGCTGGGCGCGGCGGGTTCGGACAGATATTCCCGCCGAGCCCGCCGACGGGCTGATGCCTCACCCGCTCCGACCGGTCTGTCTACCGGAAGCTCATCGCGATTGACCCGTTCGACGTGGTCGCGTACACCTGCCCGCCGCCGCCTTCGTTCATCGTCGCTTCCAGGCGATGCTCGTCCATCACGCGCAGTCGGATCGGCACCTGCTCCAGGCTGCCGCGCACGCGGCCATTGCTGGTGGTCAGGCGCAGATCGGCGTTCATTGTCCTGGGCAGTGTCAGGTCGATGCGCCCGTTGGAGGTCCGCAGCACGACCGAGCCGGCGTCCGGCGGCGTGGCGTCGACCACCATCGAGCCGTTGGAGCTGTCGGCCCGCACGCTGCCGGTGCAGTCAATCAGGTCGATCCGGCCGTTAGACGTGTCGAGCTCGCAATCGCCCTTGATCGAGCGGAGCACGATGCTGCCGTTGGACGTGCGGGCCCGGCAGCTCCCGCCGATGCCGGCGGCCTCAACGCGGCCGTTGCTGGTGCGGGCGTCCACGTCGCCCTCGATGTCACGCAGCGTGATCCGGCCGTTGCTGGTGTGCAGATTCAACGGACCCTTCATCGCGGCGACTTCGATCGTGCCGTTGCCGGTTTCAACCTCGGCGGCGCAAGGCCTGGGAACGCGGACCGTCAGGCTGGCGCCCGGGGAGTAGAACCGCATCGACTCGGGGAATTCCAGCTCGATCACCAGCGTGGCCTCGTCGCCGGCCAGGCGGCGGGTGCGGATTTCGAGCGCGTCGACGTTGTACTCAGCCTCCTCGATGGTGCTGCCGCGGGCGAACTTCGTGCCGTCGATGCGCACACTGTCGACCGTCGCCGACGCCAGGTCCACCCGGCCGTTGTGCGAGCGGATCACGACTTTTTCGACGCCGTCAGCCGGTTCGGTCATCTGGAAATCGCGGTGTGCGATGAAGGCGTTGGTGCAGCCGACGCCGGAAACGGCGGTCGCGGCCAGCAGAACGATCAGACACCGGCGTAGCAGGGCAGCCCGATGAGACGATGGCATGCGCGATTCTCCTGAGTTGAGGTCAGCTTATAGACCCTGCGCCGCGGCGGAGGTTAGTCAAGACAATTTACCAGAAGAGGGACCGAGGGATCGAGGGATCAAGGGATCAAGGGATCAAGGGATTGGGGGCGGGGCGCGCCCTTGATCCCTCGATCCCTTGATCCCTTGATCCCTCTCCTCTGTGTTCTCTGTGCCTCTGTGGTTATTCGCATTTTTCTCACGGCACGTGCAGCGCCTCGATCACATTTGTCCGCGCTGCGCGCCGCGCCGGGAGCAGGCCGGCGACCACGCACAGCCCGACCGTCAGCCCGACCGCCAATCCCACCTGCCGCCAGGGAATCTGAAACGGCACTTCGAATCCCCACATGTTCGCCGTCATCGTGGTGGTGTTCCACGCCAGGTGCAGCCCCAGCGCCAGCCCCAGCGCGCTGCCCAGCAGCCCCAGCACCAGCGCCTCCCCCACCACCATTCGCAGGATCTGCCCGCGCGTCGCCCCCACCGCGCGCATGATCGCAAGCTGCTTGGCGCGGCTGGTGACGTTGGCGGTCATCAGGTTGGCCACGCCCAGGGCGGCGACGATCAATGCCACCGCGGGGACCGCCGTGAGAAGCTGCGTGACGCGCGAGAGCTCGTTGTCGATCTCGGTCTTCAGCTCGCGGGCCGTCCCGGAGAACGCCGACTGCTCGCCAAGCTGCGTCTTGATGTTCTCCAGCACCTGCATCTCGCGGTAGCGCTGCCAGCGCTCGACCAGCGGCCGGCGCTCATCGTAGTACGACTGCGAAAGCCGGCGGCCGCGGATCGTGCCGGGCGGCGGCGGCCAGTCTGCCGGCGCCGGCGCCGGCAGCAGGTCGAAATTCACCAGCAGGAGCTTCACGCCGTCGATCTGGAAGTGCTTGCGCAGGTCGGCGTTCGTGCCGATCACCGAGCCCACCGCGACGACACGCATCTCACTTTGCGCCTGAAAATAGCCGGCGGCGATATCGAGCGCGGGCGAGTCGATGACGCCGGCGACGCGGAAGGAGCGCTCCTTCGAGCCGAGCGTCACGCGAACCTTGTCCCCCAGGTGCTTGTTGCGGGCGCGGGCGAAGTCGGACGCGACCAAGATGTGGCCGCCTTCCTTCATCAGCCGACGGGCCGTTTCCTCGTCTCCCTCGATGAACTCCAGCTTCACCAGGTCGAAGAACGAGTCCGTCTCAACGCCGAGAAACCAGGTCACGGAGCGATAAACGGCTTCCATGAACATCGGCTTCTCTTCGACGATCGCGTTCATCGCGTTGGCGGCGGTGACGCTCTTGACGCCCGGCGTCTTCGCCGCGACGTCGCCGGCGTTCGGCTGCATTTCAGCAAAGCTCCAGACGTAGGCCTCGGGGAATTGCTTGGGAAACTGCCAGCCGGCGCGGAAGCTCTCATTGAACACCGCCAGCCCGACGATCAGCGAGAGGCCGACCATCAACCCGCAGCAGATGCCCGCGGAGCGCCACACCGCATGCCCCACCTGGTCCTGCAGGAGCCGCCAGCGCACGCCCACCAGCACCGCCATCACCACCACCGCCGGAATGCTGATCAGCCAGACGGCCATCGGCGCCGCCATGGCGTAGACGGCGTAGAGAATCGAGACGGCGGTGGAGGCCCACTGCACGAAATCGGGCGAGCGGAGCACCTTGTAGTCCATCACGTAGATCTGCGCCGCCAGCGCCGCCGCCGCCAGCAGCGACACACCCGCCAGGGGCAGCAGCCCCGCGCGCCGCGCCCGCGGGCGGGCTGCTTCCATCGGCGAGACGCGCATGGCAGCCAGGGCCGGGATCGCGGCGGCGATGAACGTGGTCGCGGCGCCCGCTCCGACCGCCAGCCCGATGCCGTTCCAACTGATGGTGAAGCGGCCGATGTAGTCGGGCACGATCCAGACGGAGAGCGCCGCCAGCGCAAGACCGATGGGAATCCCCAGCACGATGCCCACCAGCCCCAGCGGCATGACCTCCCACATCACCAGCGCCGCGAGCTGCCGCCCGGTCGTGCCGATGCAGCGCAGCAGCCCGAGTTGGGCGATGCGCTCGATCATCCCCATGCTGAGCGTGCTCAGAATGATGAAGAGCGCCGTGAGCATGGCCACGGAGCTCAGCAGAACCAGCACGACTTCCTGCTGCGACTGGGCCAGGTCGATCTGCCGCAGGCGCGCCTCGGCGCTGCGCATGTTGATGTTCGGGACGACGGTGCGGGCGGCGGTGTGGATGCGCGAGGCGACGCGGCCGATGTTCCGCGCGTCGCCGTCCTTCAGCACGATGTCGAGCGAGTTGATCATGCCGAAATTGACGGTCATGTTCTGAAGCGTCTGCAGCGGCATGAGCGCCATGCCCTTCTGCAGCCGGCCGATGCGGCGCCGCTCGACCGTGCCCACGATCCTGATTTCGTAGGGTTTGTCGCGCCCCCCGGCCCACACAAGAATCGCGTCGCCCAGTACAAGGTTGTTTTCGACGGCGAAATCCTGCTCGATGACGCAGGCGTCCTGGTCCTCCGGCGTCAGCAATCGGCCGGTGCGCAGCCACTCGGGCCAGTCGCGGATGCGGTACTCGACGGCCAGGTCGACGCCTGTCAGGTCGATCTCGGGCAGGTCGTCCACCCACGATTCCAGCTCGGCCCGGCGGGTCTTCAGGTCTTCCTGCGTGGCGGCGCGGACGCGCAGCCGTTGAACCAGTTGCGGCGCGACGAGTTCCACGTCTTCCAGCGGCGTGATCTTCTCGATCACGCGCTGCGCGAAGCGGTCGTATTTTCCCAGCGGCGATTCGAGGCTGATGTGGCTTTCGCCCACGTAGCGGGTGGCCCACTCGACAATCGTCTGCCGCACGGATTCGTAGCAGCAGGTAACCCACACCACCGCGCCGACGCCCAGCGCGATGGCGGCGACGGCGCCCAGCGTGCGGATCGACCTAACCCGCCAGTTCCTGGTAGCCAGTTGCGACCAGTGCCGCATCGCCGGATCCCTTGGGTTCGAGCGTGCCGACCACTTTTCCGTCCTTGAGAATGACGACGCGGTCGGCATGCGCGGCGCCGGGGGCTTCGTGCGTGACCATGACGATCGTCTTGTTCTGCTCGCGCGCGATGCGCTGCATCAGCCGCCAGATTTCGATCGACTGCTTCGAGTCGAGATTTCCGGTCGGCTCGTCCGCCAGCACAATCGCCGGATCGTTCAGCAGCGCCCGCGCGATGGCGACGCGCTGCTGCTCGCCGCCGGAGAGGGCGTCCGGCCGGTGGTGCATGCGATGTTCGAGATGGACGGTCGTCAGCAGCTCCGCGACGCGCGCCAGATAATCGCTCAGCGGCCGGCCGTCGAGCAGCAGCGGAAGCGCCACATTCTCCGCCGCCGTCAGCGTCGGGAGCAGGTTGTATTCCTGGAAGATGATCCCCAGCCGGCGGCGGCGAAAGAGCGTCCGTTTGTGGTCGGTCATCGCCCCGAGATTGTGCCCTTCGACCAGGATTCGGCCGGACGTCGGCCGGGTCAGTCCGCCGATCAGATGCATCAGCGTGCTCTTGCCCGAGCCGCTCGCGCCCATGATGGCGGTGAAAGAGCCTTGCTCGATGGTGAGCGAAACGCCGTCCAACGCGATGACCTGGTGGCCGGCGCTGTCGTACACCTTGCGGACGTCGGCGACGGCGACCGGCACGGCCGGCGCGGGGGCCGAGAGGTCGGCGGCGCGCGCCCGCACGCGGGCGGGCTGCGAACCGGCCGGAGCCAATTCGCCGGCGGCGGGCGTCGCGTGCTCTGGCTGCATCACGCAAGTGTATTC
Coding sequences within it:
- the dapE_2 gene encoding Succinyl-diaminopimelate desuccinylase, whose amino-acid sequence is MIDHAAVLQDAKRREDAMVTLLRELVAIPGESGGEGPVIQRIRRELESCGWFDRVWTDPMGNLLAQLGAGPRLIAIDAHVDTVGIGDRAQWKHDPYQGKLEGGVVYGRGAGDQRGAVPAMIHAAGIIRGRKLLPEDVTLLLTFTVSEEDCDGLCWQYIIREDGIRPECVIVTDSTNCQILRGQRGRMEIGVTVHGRSCHGSMPDKGDNAVYKIARVVQGIEQLNRRGLRKDRFLGNGTITVSYIDCKTPSLCAVPDQAYIHLDRRLTTGETKASALREVRGVLKRAKVSGDVRVLKYSKPTHTGLMYETESVFPTWCEPESAPQVQAAVATYRALWKKKPKVGRWTFSTNGVAIAGMHKIPAVGFGPAAESVAHTVNDSVPCEHLVRCAAFYAAFPAEYVRVARK
- the lolD_5 gene encoding Lipoprotein-releasing system ATP-binding protein LolD → MQPEHATPAAGELAPAGSQPARVRARAADLSAPAPAVPVAVADVRKVYDSAGHQVIALDGVSLTIEQGSFTAIMGASGSGKSTLMHLIGGLTRPTSGRILVEGHNLGAMTDHKRTLFRRRRLGIIFQEYNLLPTLTAAENVALPLLLDGRPLSDYLARVAELLTTVHLEHRMHHRPDALSGGEQQRVAIARALLNDPAIVLADEPTGNLDSKQSIEIWRLMQRIAREQNKTIVMVTHEAPGAAHADRVVILKDGKVVGTLEPKGSGDAALVATGYQELAG
- the macB_8 gene encoding Macrolide export ATP-binding/permease protein MacB, whose product is MRHWSQLATRNWRVRSIRTLGAVAAIALGVGAVVWVTCCYESVRQTIVEWATRYVGESHISLESPLGKYDRFAQRVIEKITPLEDVELVAPQLVQRLRVRAATQEDLKTRRAELESWVDDLPEIDLTGVDLAVEYRIRDWPEWLRTGRLLTPEDQDACVIEQDFAVENNLVLGDAILVWAGGRDKPYEIRIVGTVERRRIGRLQKGMALMPLQTLQNMTVNFGMINSLDIVLKDGDARNIGRVASRIHTAARTVVPNINMRSAEARLRQIDLAQSQQEVVLVLLSSVAMLTALFIILSTLSMGMIERIAQLGLLRCIGTTGRQLAALVMWEVMPLGLVGIVLGIPIGLALAALSVWIVPDYIGRFTISWNGIGLAVGAGAATTFIAAAIPALAAMRVSPMEAARPRARRAGLLPLAGVSLLAAAALAAQIYVMDYKVLRSPDFVQWASTAVSILYAVYAMAAPMAVWLISIPAVVVMAVLVGVRWRLLQDQVGHAVWRSAGICCGLMVGLSLIVGLAVFNESFRAGWQFPKQFPEAYVWSFAEMQPNAGDVAAKTPGVKSVTAANAMNAIVEEKPMFMEAVYRSVTWFLGVETDSFFDLVKLEFIEGDEETARRLMKEGGHILVASDFARARNKHLGDKVRVTLGSKERSFRVAGVIDSPALDIAAGYFQAQSEMRVVAVGSVIGTNADLRKHFQIDGVKLLLVNFDLLPAPAPADWPPPPGTIRGRRLSQSYYDERRPLVERWQRYREMQVLENIKTQLGEQSAFSGTARELKTEIDNELSRVTQLLTAVPAVALIVAALGVANLMTANVTSRAKQLAIMRAVGATRGQILRMVVGEALVLGLLGSALGLALGLHLAWNTTTMTANMWGFEVPFQIPWRQVGLAVGLTVGLCVVAGLLPARRAARTNVIEALHVP
- a CDS encoding Transposase DDE domain protein; the encoded protein is MLIAGMDAVMNDPVSESTGRCALAEPPRLRRPNREQSLLLPCCLEDLLPADHAARAVWSVVERLDLSAFSAPLKARGDEPGRPATDPQLLTALWLYATIEGIGSGREIERRCGCQDAFRWLCGGVPVNYHTLNDFRVGHGAALDELFSQVLAVLMHKRIVSVRRIAQDGTKVRADAGRHTFRREATLQRQLTEARAHVAAVKAQSDNPAADARRRAAQERAARERVERIEAALAELPKIGADQQQSKRPDVRAKEPRASTIDPQARVMKMPDGGYRPAYNVQLATDVESRAIVGVDVTQARSDHQQAAPLRAQVERRSGAKVVEHLLDGGYVQLAEIERAEAAGTRIYAPPQKTRNDTAGFAPKRSDGPGVAAWRVRMGTPAGQTIYKQRASTAEPVNADLKRYRGLAQCVVRGLAKVRCQALWAALAYNVMHFAAQLVT